A section of the Virgibacillus sp. NKC19-3 genome encodes:
- a CDS encoding sensor histidine kinase: MKLQHQLNIAFTTLLLVIMGVAGYVIYSLILDLLIQDEQRQLRQYGEILVNVMNEEDGTSQYAELLQDQDLQLFLYDRNQDAVLFSTMSNQIVKGLWENNDFADDSESLWEYGDSNFVTSRILFYPQGTGIELILLTPMNDIQAVQRNFIARLLLVFLIGAAVAVLISTFLTNKLVTPLSQLKWQLKKIEKRQFDDIERISATGEIKEVEQSVYEMAEELKRYMHTQQTFFQNASHELKTPLMTIQGYAEGIRDQIFDEKDQEKGLEVMVTEVNRLKKIINEMIVLAKLDSEPSAYKRTQVKLSSVINQVEERALPLVNEKEIDLRHHVEADITLMADEEKLLRALLNLTINGIRHAKSQVIINVYNRNQMTIITVEDDGDGVPEDLIPHIFHRFVKGKNGETGLGLAIARAIIEQSGGKIEVTDSELGGAKFEMTFPE; encoded by the coding sequence ATGAAACTTCAACATCAGCTGAACATTGCTTTTACAACATTGCTCCTTGTTATTATGGGGGTAGCAGGGTATGTCATTTACTCCCTGATTTTAGACCTGTTGATCCAAGATGAGCAGCGGCAATTAAGGCAGTATGGCGAAATTCTGGTAAATGTTATGAACGAGGAAGATGGAACAAGTCAATACGCTGAATTATTACAGGATCAAGATCTGCAGCTGTTCCTATACGATCGTAATCAGGATGCTGTACTGTTTTCAACCATGTCCAATCAAATTGTAAAAGGTCTATGGGAAAACAATGATTTTGCGGATGATAGTGAAAGTCTTTGGGAATATGGGGATAGTAATTTTGTTACATCGCGCATTTTATTTTACCCTCAAGGTACAGGAATCGAATTAATTTTATTAACACCGATGAATGATATACAAGCTGTCCAGAGAAATTTTATTGCACGCTTGCTGCTTGTATTTTTGATTGGTGCGGCAGTAGCTGTTTTGATAAGTACATTCTTAACCAATAAATTAGTAACCCCGCTTTCCCAGTTAAAATGGCAATTAAAGAAGATTGAGAAACGGCAATTTGATGATATCGAACGCATCAGCGCAACAGGAGAGATTAAGGAAGTTGAACAAAGTGTGTATGAAATGGCTGAAGAATTGAAGCGGTATATGCACACGCAGCAGACCTTTTTTCAAAATGCGAGCCATGAATTGAAGACACCTTTAATGACAATTCAAGGTTATGCAGAAGGAATCCGGGATCAGATTTTTGATGAAAAAGATCAGGAAAAAGGATTGGAAGTAATGGTAACAGAAGTGAATCGGTTAAAAAAAATAATTAATGAAATGATCGTATTAGCGAAATTGGATAGTGAGCCGAGTGCTTATAAGAGAACCCAAGTTAAGCTGTCGTCAGTGATCAATCAAGTTGAGGAACGGGCGTTACCATTGGTAAATGAAAAGGAAATTGACCTTCGCCATCATGTAGAAGCTGATATTACATTAATGGCAGATGAGGAAAAGCTATTAAGAGCCCTGTTGAATTTAACAATCAATGGTATTCGCCATGCGAAATCACAGGTCATCATTAATGTTTATAATCGAAATCAAATGACCATCATTACTGTGGAAGATGACGGAGACGGCGTACCGGAAGACTTAATTCCACATATTTTTCACCGGTTTGTAAAAGGTAAGAACGGGGAAACCGGTTTAGGCCTAGCCATTGCACGTGCAATTATTGAGCAGTCCGGTGGCAAAATCGAAGTTACTGACTCAGAACTTGGTGGAGCAAAATTTGAAATGACCTTTCCAGAATAA
- the typA gene encoding translational GTPase TypA, with protein sequence MQLREDIRNIAIIAHVDHGKTTLVDQMLKYSGTFRENEQVDERAMDTGDIEKERGITILAKNTAINYKDTTINILDTPGHADFGGEVERIMKMVDGVALVVDAYEGTMPQTRFVLMKALEQKLTPIVVLNKIDRPNARPTEVVDEVLDLFIELGADDEQLEFPVVYASAINGTSSLEADKQEETMDPVFTTILDHIPAPPDTKDDPLQFQVTLLDYNDYVGRIGVGRVVRGSISVGQQVTVMKKDGSEKSFRISKLFGFIGLKRIEIGEAKAGDIVAISGLADLNVGETICDPDQPEALPMVRIDEPTLQMTFLVNNSPFAGKEGKYITSRRIEERLLKQLETDVSLRVDPTDSPDAWTVSGRGELHLSILIENMRREGFELQLSKPQVIVKEIDGQKCEPMERVQIDVPEEYQGSVMESLGYRKGEMLDMINHGNGQVRLEFKVPSRGLLGYTTEFMTQTHGYGIINHTFDAYEPILKGQVGGRREGVLVGMEHGKATTYGIMQLEDRGTIFVEPGTEIYAGMIVGEHNRENDITVNITKEKHLTNVRSATKDQTATIRKTKEMSLEEAIQYLDDDEYCEVTPESIRLRKKVLNKNEREKAAKKSKLS encoded by the coding sequence ATGCAATTAAGAGAAGATATTCGCAATATCGCCATTATTGCCCACGTTGACCACGGTAAAACAACACTCGTGGATCAAATGTTAAAGTATTCCGGAACGTTCCGTGAAAATGAGCAGGTCGATGAGCGTGCCATGGACACCGGTGACATTGAAAAAGAACGTGGTATTACGATTTTGGCGAAAAACACAGCGATTAATTATAAAGATACCACCATCAATATTTTAGACACGCCTGGGCATGCTGACTTTGGTGGTGAGGTTGAGCGAATTATGAAAATGGTAGACGGTGTAGCTTTAGTTGTTGATGCTTACGAAGGAACAATGCCACAAACCCGCTTTGTGTTAATGAAAGCATTGGAGCAAAAACTCACACCGATTGTCGTTTTAAATAAAATTGATCGGCCGAATGCAAGACCTACAGAGGTAGTGGATGAGGTGCTTGATTTATTCATCGAACTTGGAGCGGACGATGAACAATTGGAATTCCCTGTCGTTTATGCATCTGCAATTAATGGGACATCAAGTTTGGAAGCCGATAAACAAGAAGAAACCATGGATCCGGTTTTCACAACCATTCTGGATCATATCCCAGCACCACCGGATACAAAGGATGACCCCTTGCAATTTCAGGTGACATTACTTGATTATAATGATTATGTTGGACGTATTGGCGTAGGACGCGTCGTTCGTGGCTCGATAAGTGTTGGCCAGCAGGTAACAGTTATGAAAAAGGACGGTAGTGAAAAGTCATTCCGTATCAGTAAATTATTTGGTTTTATTGGGTTAAAACGAATTGAAATCGGGGAAGCAAAAGCTGGTGACATTGTTGCAATATCTGGGCTTGCCGATCTGAACGTAGGGGAGACCATTTGTGATCCGGATCAACCGGAAGCTTTACCGATGGTGCGGATTGATGAACCAACATTGCAAATGACGTTTCTAGTGAACAATAGCCCTTTTGCAGGAAAAGAAGGGAAGTATATAACGTCCAGACGGATTGAAGAAAGATTACTGAAACAGCTTGAAACGGACGTTAGTCTTCGCGTAGATCCAACAGACTCCCCGGATGCATGGACCGTTTCCGGACGTGGTGAGCTGCATCTATCGATTTTGATCGAAAACATGCGTCGAGAAGGGTTTGAATTGCAGCTTTCCAAACCACAAGTCATCGTTAAAGAAATTGATGGACAGAAATGCGAACCGATGGAACGTGTACAAATAGATGTCCCTGAGGAATATCAAGGTTCGGTTATGGAATCTCTTGGTTACCGGAAAGGCGAAATGCTCGACATGATTAATCATGGTAATGGGCAAGTTCGTCTCGAATTCAAAGTGCCTTCACGTGGCCTGCTTGGTTATACAACAGAGTTCATGACACAGACGCATGGGTACGGAATTATCAACCACACTTTCGATGCCTACGAGCCAATCTTAAAGGGACAAGTCGGTGGCAGAAGAGAAGGTGTCCTTGTCGGTATGGAACATGGCAAGGCAACGACATATGGCATCATGCAGCTTGAAGACCGAGGTACCATATTCGTTGAACCTGGGACGGAAATTTACGCTGGCATGATTGTTGGTGAACATAACCGTGAGAACGATATTACGGTTAACATCACCAAAGAAAAACATCTGACAAACGTCCGTTCCGCAACCAAGGATCAAACGGCCACAATTAGAAAAACGAAGGAAATGTCACTCGAAGAAGCAATCCAGTATTTAGACGACGATGAATACTGTGAAGTAACACCTGAATCCATTCGTCTACGCAAAAAGGTATTAAATAAAAATGAACGGGAAAAAGCAGCTAAGAAATCGAAATTGAGCTAA
- a CDS encoding SRPBCC family protein, with translation MIATIDKSEDVPVAVWIRQINYPVDEVWSYLTENQKLQLWFPELEIKHLQADGEIHFDLQDGTHETMDILEVDRERVFAFTWDQNSVRFELTANTFGCRLVFHEYLNEVTDHTPMDLTGWHICLDVIEALLDGTTIRNRRGRWNKWYPKYQELVKEALL, from the coding sequence ATGATAGCTACCATTGATAAATCTGAAGACGTACCGGTTGCTGTTTGGATCAGGCAGATTAATTATCCAGTAGATGAAGTATGGTCTTATTTGACGGAAAATCAGAAGCTCCAATTGTGGTTTCCGGAACTGGAAATTAAACATTTACAAGCAGACGGAGAAATACATTTTGATCTTCAAGATGGTACCCATGAAACAATGGACATATTAGAGGTAGATCGCGAGCGTGTATTTGCGTTTACATGGGATCAAAATTCGGTGCGCTTTGAATTAACGGCAAATACCTTTGGGTGTCGCCTGGTGTTCCACGAATATTTAAATGAAGTTACAGACCATACCCCTATGGATCTAACCGGATGGCATATTTGCCTGGACGTGATTGAAGCATTGCTGGATGGCACCACTATTCGAAATAGACGAGGCCGTTGGAATAAATGGTATCCGAAATATCAGGAATTAGTAAAAGAAGCGTTGCTTTAA
- a CDS encoding YkvA family protein: MYRFFHRVRFLFQFHKSIPFMKDFFTTNEVKLITKILFAVLIIGYIALPFDLIPDFIMLFGIMDDATIAILLLQLMVKIAPQSLKEKHNLYQ; encoded by the coding sequence ATGTATCGATTTTTTCATCGCGTTCGTTTTTTATTCCAATTTCATAAATCAATTCCGTTCATGAAAGATTTCTTCACGACAAATGAAGTAAAACTTATCACCAAGATTCTATTTGCGGTTCTTATTATAGGCTATATCGCGCTTCCTTTTGACTTGATTCCGGATTTTATCATGCTTTTTGGAATTATGGATGACGCCACAATCGCAATTTTATTGCTGCAGCTAATGGTCAAAATAGCACCACAGTCATTAAAAGAAAAGCATAACCTATACCAATAG
- a CDS encoding ABC transporter permease, with amino-acid sequence MSNFFKLVYNEITKMFIQKSTWVMYIILAGLIIGGAAITSAFGDVDGDYANDNWREILQEENEEMQQQMEEDDIYTAVNSNEIEKNNYHLEHDIQPTGYGAWQYVQENEGLLSVVSLLTIIVAAGIVANEFKWGTIKLLLIRPISRTKILASKYVSVLLFALFTLLFVLVFSWVSGALFFGIEGMNPYAVQSQSDGFAYVSVIGEIVSEYGYGLVNLVMMATFAFMISSIFRSSALAIGIGVFLMMGGNIIVQAFAEYEWAKYILFANTDLSQYASGNTPWIEDMTLGFSITVLIVYYVVFMILSWVFFTKRDVAGQ; translated from the coding sequence TTGAGTAACTTTTTTAAGCTTGTTTATAACGAAATAACAAAAATGTTCATCCAGAAGTCTACTTGGGTTATGTATATTATTTTAGCGGGATTAATCATTGGCGGAGCAGCTATAACCAGCGCATTTGGTGATGTAGATGGCGATTATGCAAACGACAATTGGCGTGAGATTCTGCAGGAAGAAAATGAAGAGATGCAACAGCAAATGGAAGAAGACGACATATATACGGCAGTCAATTCAAATGAAATAGAAAAAAATAACTACCATTTGGAACATGATATCCAGCCTACCGGGTACGGGGCATGGCAGTATGTTCAGGAAAACGAGGGGCTGCTTTCCGTTGTCAGCTTATTGACGATTATTGTTGCAGCGGGAATTGTAGCCAATGAATTTAAATGGGGGACGATTAAATTACTACTGATTCGACCCATATCACGGACGAAAATTTTAGCGTCCAAATATGTTTCCGTCTTGTTATTTGCATTGTTTACCCTTCTTTTTGTTTTAGTATTTTCCTGGGTTAGCGGTGCCTTGTTCTTCGGTATCGAAGGGATGAATCCTTATGCTGTACAGTCGCAAAGTGATGGGTTTGCATATGTATCTGTCATTGGAGAGATCGTCTCTGAATATGGCTATGGTCTGGTTAATTTAGTCATGATGGCTACATTCGCCTTTATGATTTCGTCCATTTTCCGCAGTAGCGCACTGGCTATTGGAATAGGCGTTTTCCTCATGATGGGCGGAAACATCATTGTTCAGGCTTTCGCGGAGTATGAATGGGCGAAATATATTCTGTTTGCCAATACAGACCTAAGTCAATATGCAAGTGGGAATACACCATGGATTGAGGATATGACATTAGGTTTTTCCATTACCGTTTTAATTGTGTATTATGTTGTATTTATGATCTTATCCTGGGTGTTTTTCACGAAAAGAGATGTGGCGGGACAATAA
- a CDS encoding ABC transporter ATP-binding protein, with protein sequence MSETAMELIDVKKTIGQKEIIKGLSFTINKGEVFGFIGPNGAGKTTTIRMMVGLMKLSGGDVRILGNSIKSDFKKAIREVGAIVENPEMYPFMTGAQNLAHYARMTPGVTKERVDEVVALVGLEKAIKEKAGRYSLGMRQRLGIAQALLHNPSVLILDEPTNGLDPAGIKEIRQYIRRLASEADVAVIISSHLLSEIELMCDRIGIIQNGELVATEYVNDATDSDQRLSQVTLEVTPVEKAMDVLQSEHEIDTERTNHSLSFQLEKAKIPMIIQTLVKHKISVYQVGVSKATLEDKFFDLIGENTIE encoded by the coding sequence ATGTCAGAAACAGCCATGGAATTGATTGATGTCAAGAAGACAATTGGCCAAAAAGAAATTATTAAAGGATTGTCCTTTACCATTAACAAAGGTGAGGTCTTTGGCTTTATTGGGCCAAATGGGGCTGGTAAAACAACGACAATTCGAATGATGGTCGGTTTAATGAAGTTATCCGGTGGGGATGTTCGGATTTTAGGTAACAGTATAAAAAGTGATTTTAAAAAGGCGATTCGAGAAGTTGGAGCGATCGTGGAGAACCCGGAGATGTATCCATTTATGACCGGAGCACAGAACTTAGCCCATTACGCCCGAATGACCCCTGGAGTAACTAAGGAACGGGTAGATGAGGTGGTCGCCTTAGTAGGTCTGGAAAAAGCAATAAAAGAAAAAGCAGGAAGATATTCCTTAGGCATGCGGCAACGCTTAGGTATCGCTCAGGCTCTCCTGCACAACCCATCTGTGCTAATTTTGGACGAACCGACGAACGGCCTTGACCCTGCTGGGATTAAGGAAATTCGCCAATATATCCGTCGCTTGGCATCAGAGGCAGACGTTGCCGTTATTATCTCGAGTCATCTCTTATCTGAAATTGAATTGATGTGTGACCGGATTGGAATCATCCAAAACGGGGAACTCGTTGCGACCGAATATGTAAATGACGCAACAGATTCCGATCAACGTTTAAGCCAAGTGACATTGGAGGTAACCCCTGTTGAAAAGGCAATGGATGTCTTACAATCAGAACACGAAATCGATACGGAGCGCACCAACCATTCACTCTCCTTTCAATTGGAGAAAGCAAAAATCCCGATGATCATTCAAACCCTTGTAAAGCATAAAATATCCGTGTATCAAGTAGGTGTCTCAAAGGCAACATTAGAGGATAAATTCTTTGATCTGATTGGGGAGAATACTATTGAGTAA
- a CDS encoding DUF4064 domain-containing protein: MKRTGEIVLGIIGALVYGFLGIIGGAMIWLQNNEALLQESLEEAPQQGGEISAEEFNEVIEVMGSGGTMMLVFSIIAIILGIIAMIFLKGNKRPKVAGIIFLASAVIGFFVFGIIFGIMSGVFYIIAGIMCLARKPKTVIEA, from the coding sequence TTGAAACGTACAGGTGAAATTGTATTAGGGATTATCGGAGCCCTTGTTTATGGCTTTCTCGGTATAATTGGCGGTGCAATGATTTGGCTACAAAATAATGAAGCGTTACTGCAAGAGTCTCTGGAAGAAGCCCCGCAGCAAGGAGGCGAGATTTCAGCAGAGGAGTTTAATGAGGTCATAGAAGTTATGGGAAGCGGCGGAACCATGATGCTTGTCTTTTCTATTATTGCTATTATTTTAGGCATCATTGCAATGATATTCTTAAAAGGAAATAAACGTCCAAAAGTAGCAGGAATTATTTTCCTCGCATCCGCAGTGATTGGCTTTTTTGTCTTTGGAATTATATTTGGAATTATGAGCGGTGTTTTCTACATAATCGCCGGTATTATGTGCCTTGCCCGAAAACCCAAAACGGTTATTGAAGCATAA
- a CDS encoding YfhE family protein, translating to MPKTQYQPTDNRVLSDAQEVHYAKEFKQADMAGGYRKPKVREAKRENPDLLK from the coding sequence ATGCCAAAAACACAATATCAACCAACAGATAATAGGGTTCTTTCTGACGCACAGGAAGTACATTATGCGAAGGAATTTAAACAAGCTGACATGGCTGGTGGCTACCGTAAGCCAAAAGTTAGAGAAGCAAAACGGGAAAACCCCGATTTGCTCAAATAA
- a CDS encoding DUF368 domain-containing protein: MEWKNIYRGILMGASDVIPGVSGGTIAVLLGIYDRLIAAINGFLSKDWKKQLGFLIPLGIGMVIAIFSLANAIEWLFDHYPGPTQFFFLGLILGVLPYLFHKADAKHSFKWKHVVCLIIAVAAIAFLGFFNPNEGDVIENVTGSTYVLLFFSGFIASSAMIVPGISGSFMLLLLGVYSTVISALSNLQLGIIIVTGIGIACGFAVMSKIIHYFLTHHYTGTFAIIIGLVIGSIFVVFPGWPMSTSLLLLSVVTFAAGLLVAYILGRVEYQE, from the coding sequence ATGGAATGGAAAAATATTTATCGTGGTATCCTCATGGGGGCAAGTGATGTCATTCCGGGAGTAAGCGGAGGGACGATCGCTGTTTTACTCGGTATTTACGATCGGTTGATTGCTGCGATTAATGGCTTTTTAAGTAAAGATTGGAAAAAGCAATTAGGGTTTCTAATTCCTCTAGGCATTGGTATGGTAATTGCCATATTTTCATTGGCAAACGCCATTGAATGGTTGTTTGACCATTATCCGGGGCCAACGCAATTTTTCTTCCTTGGGTTGATTCTTGGTGTTTTGCCATATTTATTTCATAAAGCGGATGCCAAGCACTCGTTCAAATGGAAGCATGTTGTTTGTTTAATCATCGCTGTTGCCGCCATTGCATTCTTAGGTTTTTTCAACCCGAATGAGGGGGATGTTATTGAAAATGTTACCGGATCTACCTATGTTTTGCTATTCTTTTCAGGGTTTATCGCTAGCAGTGCGATGATTGTACCGGGAATTAGCGGATCATTTATGCTATTGCTGCTTGGTGTTTATTCTACAGTCATTTCTGCTTTAAGCAATTTACAGCTTGGTATTATTATCGTTACAGGTATTGGCATTGCTTGTGGCTTTGCAGTGATGAGTAAAATTATTCACTACTTCTTAACGCATCATTACACAGGTACATTTGCCATTATTATTGGACTGGTTATTGGATCCATTTTCGTCGTGTTTCCAGGCTGGCCAATGAGTACATCGTTATTATTGCTCAGTGTTGTAACATTTGCGGCAGGACTCTTGGTCGCATATATTCTGGGAAGAGTGGAGTATCAGGAGTAA
- a CDS encoding thioredoxin family protein has protein sequence MESINTVEQFNDIISSEEPVIVKFFADWCPDCKRMDMFIGDVMEEFTNYNWYEVNSDEVQGLAEKYEVMGIPSILIFKNGEKLAHQHSADTKTPESVSEFLHQQLA, from the coding sequence ATGGAATCTATAAATACAGTAGAGCAGTTCAATGATATTATTAGCAGCGAAGAACCAGTAATCGTTAAATTTTTTGCGGACTGGTGCCCGGATTGTAAGCGAATGGATATGTTTATCGGAGACGTTATGGAGGAGTTTACCAATTACAACTGGTATGAGGTCAATAGCGATGAAGTACAAGGTCTTGCTGAAAAATATGAAGTCATGGGGATTCCAAGCATTTTAATTTTTAAGAATGGGGAGAAGCTGGCACATCAGCATAGTGCCGATACGAAGACACCGGAATCTGTATCGGAATTTCTCCATCAGCAATTAGCCTGA
- a CDS encoding VOC family protein, giving the protein MLAIDHVVIAAKDPSQAAEDFGQHYQVTTIQGGKHDNWGTYNYLAYFENECYIEWIGIFDEVLAEKSANPLIQQVASALRNNHEGVIQFALRTKNMDHYIEHFDAEQIAYTGPIPGSRHKPDGSTLQWRMLFPEPDIGIPFLIEWSEGKNMPQDERVLNKQHLRSIFFGVKDRELVKHIYQLDAVDGNVKLINGILHLENNEKLDFELR; this is encoded by the coding sequence ATGCTAGCTATTGACCACGTTGTTATCGCAGCAAAAGATCCGTCACAAGCGGCTGAAGATTTTGGACAACACTATCAAGTAACAACCATCCAGGGAGGCAAACACGACAACTGGGGGACATACAATTACCTGGCCTATTTTGAAAACGAATGCTATATTGAGTGGATTGGAATTTTTGATGAAGTACTTGCGGAAAAATCAGCGAATCCATTAATCCAGCAGGTTGCCTCCGCATTGCGTAATAACCATGAAGGTGTCATCCAGTTTGCATTACGCACGAAGAATATGGACCACTACATCGAACATTTTGACGCGGAGCAAATAGCGTACACCGGACCGATCCCAGGCAGCAGGCATAAGCCTGATGGATCGACGTTACAATGGCGAATGTTATTTCCTGAACCGGACATCGGAATTCCTTTTTTAATCGAATGGAGCGAGGGAAAAAATATGCCACAGGATGAGCGTGTCCTCAATAAGCAGCATTTACGTTCCATTTTCTTTGGAGTAAAAGACCGGGAACTAGTTAAGCATATCTATCAGCTCGATGCGGTTGATGGAAACGTAAAGCTGATAAACGGGATATTACATTTAGAAAATAATGAAAAACTGGACTTTGAATTGAGATAA